A genomic segment from Nematostella vectensis chromosome 6, jaNemVect1.1, whole genome shotgun sequence encodes:
- the LOC5521360 gene encoding putative uncharacterized protein DDB_G0290521 encodes MGHYSETCSERRILLWLFFLLVLYNKTESSCNKRYTFLSNNSFTITSPLWPSSPPSNTTCNWAIESSPNTYLVFQVQEIEVNPSSPCDHYLSFRLSSGEKSYYITKYCRLVTPTYIYSLDNYMEIEYHIGSADGISKGLKGTIHILQAMCTRVMVNDDKLSGVFATPNYPYVYPANINCTWSITVPKGYHIRLNLKRIWVPVSNNCASDHVTILDGFGKSARVLKVLCGHLSVPEVLSTGQFMQVTLYSDKRTTSHGFTGVYTAKPDTIQQTTLFSTEQTTQSASTPSTLTKSTMITTHPTYPTTDTPSPTQSTTDTPSPTQSTTDTPSPTQSTTDTPSPTQSTTDTPSPTQSTTDTPSPTQSTTDTPSPTQYTKDTPSQTQSTTDTPSQTQSTTDTPSPTQSTTDTPSPTQSTIDQTSLTTTIPSRTQSSTTNLTTQSKQTKITLHPTHSLMSSSSLTLCGSMVSPTLIAPTHSFVVPSMTLPQEFGSSITFNKMSIRPSSTRQVPPTSALTTRKPDPIPGRLIFYLILFIFFY; translated from the exons ATGGGCCACTATTCAGAGACTTGCTCCGAGCGACGAATCCTACTTTGGCTGTTCTTCCTTCTCGTATTATACAACAAAACAG AGTCGTCATGTAATAAAAGGTATACCTTCCTAAGCAACAACAGCTTTACCATCACAAGCCCTTTGTGGCCGTCCTCACCACCCAGCAACACCACGTGTAATTGGGCAATTGAATCGTCACCAAACACCTACCTCGTCTTCCAAGTACAAGAGATTGAAGTGAACCCTTCCTCTCCATGCGATCATTACCTGAGCTTTCGACTTTCGTCTGGAGAAAAATCTTATTACATAACTAAATATTGCCGGCTAGTCACCCCGACCTACATTTATTCCCTGGATAACTATATGGAAATCGAGTACCACATCGGGTCAGCGGACGGTATCAGCAAGGGACTTAAGGGAACGATTCACATTCTCCAAG CTATGTGTACCAGAGTGATGGTCAATGATGATAAGTTGAGCGGTGTCTTTGCCACACCCAACTACCCGTACGTATACCCTGCCAACATTAACTGCACCTGGAGTATAACCGTACCAAAGGGATACCATATCAGGTTAAACCTCAAGCGCATTTGGGTTCCAGTTTCTAACAATTGCGCATccgatcacgtgaccatccTGGATGGATTCGGGAAAAGTGCACGTGTGCTGAAGGTGTTGTGCGGGCATCTATCGGTCCCGGAAGTACTGTCAACAGGCCAATTCATGCAAGTTACCCTATACTCAGACAAGAGAACCACATCACATGGCTTTACAGGAGTATACACAGCAAAGCCAGACACCATTCAACAAACAACACTTTTCTCGACGGAGCAAACCACACAGTCTGCTTCAACTCCCTCTACTTTAACCAAGTCAACAATGATTACAACACACCCCACTTACCCTACAACGGACACACCCTCCCCCACACAGTCTACAACGGACACACCCTCCCCCACACAGTCTACAACGGACACACCCTCCCCCACACAGTCTACAACGGACACACCCTCCCCCACACAGTCTACAACGGACACACCCTCCCCCACACAGTCTACAACGGACACACCCTCCCCCACACAGTCTACAACGGACACACCCTCCCCCACACAGTATACCAAGGACACACCCTCCCAAACACAGTCTACAACGGACACACCCTCCCAAACACAGTCTACAACGGACACACCCTCCCCCACACAGTCTACAACGGACACACCCTCCCCCACACAGTCTACAATAGACCAAACatcattaacaacaacaataccaTCTCGCACACAGTCTAGTACAACAAACTTGACCACCCAATCCAAGCAGACTAAAATAACATTGCATCCAACACATTCTTTAATGTCCTCCTCCTCCCTTACACTGTGCGGCTCAATGGTATCACCAACCCTCATAGCGCCTACACATTCCTTCGTGGTTCCTTCGATGACACTGCCTCAAGAATTTGGATCATCAATCACTTTCAACAAAATGTCCATACGGCCAAGCTCTACACGCCAGGTGCCACCAACCAGCGCTTTGACAACACGGAAACCTGACCCCATCCCAGGTAGGCTgattttttatcttattttattcatctttttttattaa
- the LOC5521373 gene encoding plasma alpha-L-fucosidase, which produces MTTSSVITLLVIMTLIPLTLCEYNATWKSLDARPLPAWYDQAKFGIFVHWGVFSVPGFGSEWFWYFWKGLHRPEYVEFMKKNYRPGFSYPDFGPMFKAEFYDPEQWADLFAKSGARYVVLTSKHHEGWTMWKSNVSWNWNAVDNGPHRDLVGDLAKAVRKTDVRFGLYHSLYEWFNPLFLKDRESNYTSQYYVEEILQHQLKDIVTTYEPDVVWADGQSGGSSDYWTSKDFLAWLYNSSPVKDKVVVNDRWGEECACHHGGFFTCHDHYNPGKLVGHKWENAMKLDKKSWGYRHNIHIDDVYTIEELLEQLVSTVSCGGNLLLNIGPSSDGLIIPVFQERLLQMGEWLKVNGEAIYNSQPWRAQNDSVTENVWYTSRPMGMGSVYAIALDWPSTGKLFLREPITSKGTVVKLLGYDQDLLWTAAGEKGILIEIPSIPINKMPSKWAYTFKMFNIE; this is translated from the exons ATGACGACCAGCAGTGTCATCACTTTACTAGTTATTATGACCCTGATACCGTTGACCTTATGTGAATACAATGCCACATGGAAGAGTTTGGACGCACGACCGCTACCTGCCTGGTATGACCAGGCCAAGTTCGGTATCTTTGTTCACTGGGGTGTGTTTTCTGTTCCTGGATTTGGTTCAGAGTGGTTTTGGTACTTTTGGAAGGGACTACATAGACCAGAATATGTGGAATTCATGAAGAAGAATTACCGTCCAGGATTCTCATATCCTGATTTTGGTCCTATGTTCAAAGCAGAGTTTTATGATCCAGAGCAATGGGCTGATCTGTTTGCCAAGTCTGGGGCAAG GTACGTGGTACTTACCAGCAAACACCACGAGGGCTGGACAATGTGGAAATCCAACGTCTCATGGAACTGGAATGCTGTTGACAATGGCCCACATAGGGATCTTGTTG GTGACTTGGCAAAGGCTGTGCGAAAAACGGATGTGCGTTTTGGGTTATACCACTCTCTCTATGAATGGTTTAATCCATTATTCCTGAAGGATAGAGAGAGCAACTACACTTCTCAGTATTATGTCGAG GAAATCTTGCAGCACCAGTTAAAAGACATTGTGACAACCTATGAGCCAGATGTGGTGTGGGCTGACGGCCAAAGCGGTGGCTCCTCTGATTACTGGACGAGCAAAGACTTTCTTGCCTGGCTTTACAATTCAAG CCCTGTTAAAGACAAGGTAGTTGTGAATGACCGCTGGGGCGAAGAGTGTGCTTGTCATCATGGTGGTTTTTTTACTTGTCATGACCATTATAACCCAG GTAAACTGGTGGGTCACAAGTGGGAGAATGCAATGAAACTTGACAAGAAGTCTTGGGGATACAGGCATAATATCCATATTGACGATGTCTACACCATCGAGGAATTGTTAGAGCAACTTGTTTCCACCGTCAG CTGTGGTGGGAATCTTTTGCTGAACATTGGTCCCTCCTCTGATGGCCTTATCATCCCAGTGTTCCAAGAAAGACTTCTTCAGATGGGAGAGTGGCTTAAAGTGAATGGCGAGGCGATATACAACTCACAGCCATGGAGGGCACAGAATGACTCAGTTACTGAAAATGTGTG GTACACATCTCGTCCTATGGGTATGGGGTCAGTCTATGCTATTGCCCTTGATTGGCCAAGCACTGGTAAACTGTTTCTTCGCGAACCAATCACAAGCAAGGGAACAGTGGTCAAGTTGCTGGGCTATGATCAGGATCTTCTATGGACAGCTGCtggtgagaaaggaattttgaTTGAGATCCCTTCCATTCCCATCAACAAGATGCCATCGAAATGGGCTTatacttttaaaatgtttaacaTTGAATGA